The Cygnus olor isolate bCygOlo1 chromosome 18, bCygOlo1.pri.v2, whole genome shotgun sequence genome includes a window with the following:
- the PGS1 gene encoding CDP-diacylglycerol--glycerol-3-phosphate 3-phosphatidyltransferase, mitochondrial — MAAGGSGRRAGLMAAAAGGAALWRRLSAWLPRGRLGLAALLGRLSDRLSRGRDRRARRSSWLLLAPLLTPPVPVVTAPPCSLCPEGAHRFQWIRNLVPEFGISSSHVRVLSSPAEFYELLKVQIKTAKQRVVMASLYLGTGLLEQELVDCLEETLEKSLQAKESPDLRVSILLDYTRGSRGRKNSRTMLIPLLQRFPERVRVSLFHTPNLRGLLRLLIPERFNETIGLQHIKVYLFDDNVILSGANLSDLYFTNRQDRYVLLQDSPEIADFFTELVDAIGDVSLQLQQDDTVQMMEGMVHPYQGDKVAYCETANRRVMEVINSARTRQELLHAKTFHSSQQSNSALPQQGSQASGGLKPEPDTWIYPLIQMKPFGIQIDEMVTETLLTEAERDARIYLTTGYFNLTQAYMDLILGTRAEYRILLASPEVNGFFGAKGVAGAIPAAYVYIEHQFYSEVCYLHQEERVQLQEYSRAGWTFHAKGLWLYLAGSNLPCLTLIGSPNFGYRSVHRDLEAQVAIVTENKALQQQLHQEQEQLYLCSGVVSSSTFEQPNRYVKLWVKLVTPLIKNFF, encoded by the exons ATGGCAGCGGGCGGAAGCGGAAGGCGCGCGGGGCtgatggcggcggcggcggggggcgcggcGCTGTGGCGGCGGCTGTCGGCCTGGCTGCCGCGGGGCCGCCTGGGCCTGGCCGCGCTGCTCGGCCGCCTCTCCGACCGCCTGTCCCGCGGCCGCGACCGCCGCGCCCGCAG ATCGTCATGGCTTCTCCTAGCCCCGCTGCTCACCCCTCCTGTCCCGGTGGTCACCGCCCCGCCGTGTTCCCTGTGTCCGGAAGGAGCACACAGGTTCCAGTGGATCCGGAACCTGGTGCCAGAGTTTGGGATCTCCAGCTCTCACGTCAGGGTGCTTTCGTCCCCGGCTGAATTCTATGAACTCTTGAAG GTGCAGATAAAAACAGCCAAGCAGCGAGTGGTGATGGCTTCGCTATACCTGGGAACAGGGCTCCTCGAACAGGAGCTG GTGGATTGCTTAGAAGAAACACTGGAGAAATCATTGCAAGCAAAAGAATCACCAGACCTCAGAGTTTCCATTCTTCTTGACTACACCAGGGGGTCTCGAG GCAGGAAGAACTCTCGAACAATGCTAATTCCGTTGCTGCAGCGATTCCCCGAACGAGTCCGTGTTTCCCTCTTCCACACCCCAAACCTGCGTGGACTTCTCAGGCTCCTGATTCCGGAGCGTTTTAATGAGACCATTGGACTGCAGCACATCAAGGTCTATCTCTTTGATGATAATGTGATCCTGAGCGG TGCAAACCTGAGTGATTTGTACTTCACCAATCGTCAGGACCGCTATGTTCTCCTGCAGGACTCTCCTGAGATTGCAGACTTCTTCACGGAGCTAGTGGATGCAATTGGAGATGTGTCTCTGCAATTACAGCAGGATGATACAGTCCAGATGATGGAGGGGATGGTACACCCCTACCAAG GAGACAAGGTGGCTTACTGTGAGACAGCAAATCGAAGAGTCATGGAAGTGATCAACTCTGCCAGGACACGACAAGAACTCCTTCACGCAAAGACTTtccacagcagccagcaaagCAACTCCGCGTTACCCCAGCAAGGCTCTCAAGCGTCTGGGGGTCTGAAACCAGAACCTGACACCTGGATTTATCCCTTAATCCAAATGAAACCTTTTGGGATTCAAATAGACGAGATGGTCACAGAGACGCTGCTGACAGAGGCTGAACGGGACGCCAGGATATACCTCACCACTGGCTACTTCAACCTGACGCAGGCTTACATGGACCTCATTCTGGGCACTAGGGCAGAGTATCGGATTCTTCTGGCCTCGCCAGAGGTGAATGGCTTTTTTGGTGCCAAAGGGGTGGCAGGCGCCATCCCTGCTGCCTATGTTTACATAGAACACCAGTTTTACAGCGAGGTCTGCTACCTTCACCAAGAGGAGAGGGTCCAGCTGCAGGAGTACTCTAGGGCTGGGTGGACTTTCCATGCCAAAG GCCTCTGGCTGTACCTGGCAGGAAGCAACCTTCCCTGCCTAACGCTGATTGGCTCTCCGAATTTTGGGTATCGATCGGTTCATCGTGATTTGGAAGCTCAGGTTGCGAtagtgacagaaaataaagctttgcagCAGCAACTCCATCAG GAGCAAGAGCAGCTTTACCTCTGCTCAGGCGTAGTCTCATCATCAACATTTGAGCAGCCAAATCGGTATGTGAAGCTGTGGGTGAAGCTAGTAACGCCTCTGATCAAGAActtcttttga